One Skermanella sp. TT6 genomic window, CGCATGGCCTCGTCCAGAACGGCCTGCGGGGCGGGGGCCGGGACGAGGTGCGTAGCCCGACCGTCGGTATACTTCGCCGAATAGTCATAGAAGCCGGAATGGGGCCGGATCTCGGTCACGGTCAGGGCACGGTCGCCCATCACCGCGACGGTCAGGTCGCGGCCGGGGATGTATTGCTCGATCAGGACCGTCTCGCCGTGGTTCCAGCTCTCGGCGTCCACCAGGTCGCGGTTGTCCCCCGGGCGGACGATCCGGATGCCGACGCTCGATCCCTCGTTGTTGGGCTTCAGCACATAGGGGGCTGGCATGATGTCGCCGGCCAGCACCTGCTCCCGCGTCGCCACCATCCCCTTGGGCGAGCGGACGCCGACGCTCTCCAGCAACCGCTTGGTCAGCGTCTTGTCCATGGCGATCGCGGAGGCCGTCATGCCGGAATGGGTGTAGCGCAGGCCCAGGATGTCCAGCACGCCCTGGATCGTCCCGTCCTCGCCGCCGCGGCCGTGCAGCGCGTTGAACACCACGTCGGGGCGCGGCGTCAGGGCGGCCATCAGCGCGCCCAGGTCGCGGCTCACGTCGATCTCGGTGACCCGGTAGCCGCTCTCCCGCAGCGCCCTGGCCGCGGCGGCGCCGCTGACCAGCGACACCTCCCGCTCGGCCGACCAGCCGCCCAGCAGGACGGCGACATGCTGCGGCTTCGCGGTCATGGCGTGCTCCCCGGAATGGTCTTGCCCGGCGCGGGAACGCCGATGCGGCGGATTTCCCAGCGCAGCTCGATGCCCGACGTCTCGTAGACGCGGCGGCGGACCTCCTCGCCCAGGGACTCCAGGTCGTCCGCCGTGGCGGAACCCAGGTTGAGCAGGAAGTTGCAGTGCTTCTCCGACACCTGCGCGCCGCCGATCATCAGGCCCCGGCAGCCGGCGCGGTCGATCAGCGCCCAGGCCTTCTCGCCCGGCGGGTTGGCGAAGGTCGAGCCGCCGGTCCGCGCGCGCACCGGCTGGCTGTCGGCCCGGGCCGACGAGATCTCGTGCATGCGGTGGCCGATCCCGGCAGGATCGCCGGGATGCCCGCGCAGCGTGGCGCCGGTGAAGATCCAATCCTCCGGCACCGCGCAGTGCCGGTAGGTCAGGCCCAGCGCCCCTCGGTCCAGAACGTGCTCCCGCCCCTGGCGGTCCAGGGCGGTGGCCGAGACCACCACGTCGGACAGTTCGCGGCCGTAGGCGCCGCCGTTCATGCGGAGCGCGCCGCCGATCGTGCCGGGGATGCCCGACAGGAACTCCAGCCCGGCGATGCCGGCGTCGCGCGCCGCCACCGCGACGTTCAGGTCCAGCGCGGCGGCGCCGGCGCGGATCTCCATGCCGTCCGCCGTCCCGCCGTCCACGGCTATCTCGGCGAAGGCGCGGCCCAGCCGGACCACGACGCCGGGCACGCCGCCGTCGCGCACCAGCAGGTTCGACGCGACGCCGATCACGGTCACCGGCACGTCGGCCGGGCAGCCCGCCAGGAAGCCGGCCAGGTCGGCGGCGTCGGCCGGCCTGAACATCACCTCCGCCGGACCGCCGACGCGGAACCAGGTGACGTTCGCCAGCGGCGCGTTCGCGGTCACCCGTCCGCGCACCGCCGGCAGGCGGTCGATCAGGTGGGGCTCGTGGTGGTGCATGGGAGCGGCCGCCGTCATCGGTTCTTGCCTCCCTCGGTGCCGTGGAGCTTGTCCAGCTCGCCGGGCAGGGCGTTGGCCCAGGCGGTGATGTTGCCGGCGCCCAGGCAGACGACGAAGTCGCCGGGCTGGGCGAGGTCGCGGACCATGGAGGGAAGGGCTTCCGCCGACGGCAGCGGCAGCACCTGGCGGTGGCCGCGCATCCGGAGCCCCTCTACCAGGCCGTCGCGGTCGGCGCCCTCGATCGGCTGCTCGCCGGCGGCATAGACGTCGGCGACCAGGACAGTGTCGGCGTCGTTGAAACAGGCGCAGAAATCCTCGAACAGGCTGTGCAGCCGGCTGTAGCGGTGCGGCTGGACCACCGCGATGGTCCGGCCGGTCCCGGCGGTCCGCGCCGCCTTCAGCACGGCGGCGATCTCCACCGGGTGGTGGCCGTAATCGTCGATCACGGTGACGCCGTTGCTCTCCCCCGTCTTGGTGAAGCGCCGCTTGACGCCGGAGAAGCGGGCGAAGCTGGACCGGATCTTGTCGCCGTCGATGCCCATCTCGTTGCCGACCGCGATGGCCGCCAGGCTGTTCTGCACGTTGTGCAGCCCGAACATCGGCAGGTGGATGCCCTCGATCACGCGCGGCTCCCCGGCGACGCGGTCGCTGAGCGCCACGTCGAAGCGGGCGCCGTCGGTCCCGGTCACCACGTCCACCGCGCGCACGTCGGCCTGCGGGCTGAAGCCGTAGGTCACGATCCGGCGGTCGGCGACGCGCGGGATCATCGCCTGGACCTCGGGATGGTCGATGCACAGCGCCGCGAAGCCGTAGAAGGGGATGTTCTGCACGAAGCTGTCGAAGGCGGAGCGGACCCCGTCGAAGGTCCCGTAATGGTCCAGGTGCTCGGGGTCGATGTTGGTCACGACGGTGATCAGCGCCGGCAGCTTGGTGAAGGTGCCGTCGCTCTCGTCCGCCTCGACCACCATCCAGTCGCCGGCGCCCAGGCGGGTGTTGGTGCCGTAGGCGTTGATGATGCCGCCGTTGATCACGGTCGGGTCCAGCCCGGCGCCTTCCAGCAGGGTGCCGACCATGCTGGTGGTCGTGGTCTTGCCGTGGGTGCCGCCGATCGCGATCGACCATTTCAGCCGCATCAGCTCGCCCAGCATCTCGGCCCGGCGGACCACCGGGATCAGGGCGGTACGGGCCGCGGCGACCTCGGGATTGTCCTTCTTGACCGCGGAGGAGATCACCACGACCGAGGCGTCGGCCAGGTTCTCGCCGCGATGGCCGATCTCGACCGGGATGCCCAGGGCGCGCAGGCGCTTGACGTTGGCGCTGTCGGCGATGTCGGACCCGCGGACGGAATAACCCAGGTTCCGCAGCACCTCGGCGATGCCGCTCATGCCGATCCCGCCGATACCGACGAAGTGGATCGTCCCGATGGACAGGGGCAGGGCTCTCATTATTCGGCGGCCTCGGTGGAGTAACGGTCCGCGCCGGCCTTGGGCCGGTCGCTTCGGGGTGACGCGGCGCCCTTGGCGGCGCCAGGGGCGATGTCGATGACGATGTCGGCCAGGAGCGAGGCCGCGTCCGCGGCGCCGCGCGCGCGGGCCGCCTCGGCCGCCTTGGCCAGGGTGGCGGGCAGGTCGAGCAGGGCTTCCAGCCGGTCGGCCAGCGCCTTCGGCGTGAAGGCCGGCTGGGGCATCAGCCAGGCGCCGCCGGCATCGGCCACGGCCTGCGCGTTGGCGGTCTGGTGGTCGTCCATGGCGAACGGGTAGGGCACCAGCACGGCCGGCCGGCCGGCCGCGGCCAGCTCGGCTACGGTCGAGGCGCCCGAGCGGCAGATGGCGAGGTGGCAGGCCGCCAGCCGGTCCGGCACGTCGCGGAAGAAGCTGGACAGCTCGGCATCGACCCCGGCCCTGGCGAAGGCGGCCTTCGCCGCTTCCAGGTCCTCCGGCCGGCATTGCTGGGCGAGGCGGATGCGCTCCCGCAGCATGGCGGGCAGCAGCGCCAGCGCTTCCGGCACGATCTCGCTGAAGATCCGGGCCCCCTGGCTGCCGCCGACCACCAGCAGCCGAAGCTCGCCGCCCGGTTCCAGCGTCGGATAGGGCAGGTCGCGGACGGCGGTGACGGCCGGGCGCACCGGGTTGCCGGTCGTCACCAGCTTCGCCCGGTCGGCCGGCTTGACCGCCGACACGGTTGCGAAGCTGGTGGCGATCCGGGCGGCGCCCGACGCCAGCATCCGGTTGGCCCGGCCGAGCACCGCGTTCTGTTCGTGCAGCACGGTCGGCACGCCGGCCCGCTGCGCCATCAGCACCGTCGGGACCGACGGGTATCCGCCGAATCCCACCACGACGGAAGGCCGCAGGGCCGCGATCAGGCGCCGCGCCTGGAGGGCGCCCAGGCCCAGCTCGACGGCGCCGCGCAGCTTGCCCATCACGCCGCTGCCGAAGCTCGACGCGCGGATGCGGTGGACCTCGACCTCCGGCAGGGCGTCGCCGAAGGCCTTGCCGCGGCGGTCGGTGACCAGCACCACCCGGTTGCCGCGCGCCAGCAGCTCGCGGGCCAGCGCCTCCGCCGGGAACATGTGCCCGCCCGTGCCGCCCGCGGCCAGGACGACGGGGGCTTGCGTCTCGATGGGCGTCATGTCCCGTCTCCTCCGCCGAAGCGCTTGCGGGTCAGCGCCAGCACCATGCCCATGCCGAAGCCCAGCGCCAGCAGCGACGAGCCGCCGTAGCTGATGAAGGGCAGGGTCATGCCCTTGGTCGGCATCATGTGCAGGCTCGACGCCATGTTGATCCAGGCCTGGAGCCCGAACTGGGTCAGCAGCCCGGTGACCGCCAGGACGACGAACAGGTTGTCGTCGCGCATCACCCGCAGGAACCCGCGGATCACGATGAAGGCGAACAGCGTGATCAGGACGAGGCACCAGAACAGCCCCAGCTCCTCGCCGGCGACCGCGAAGATGAAGTCGGCATGGGCGTCCGGCAGCATCATCTTGATGCTGCCCTGGCCGGGGCCGGTACCGAAGGCGCCGCCGTTCTGGAACGCCTCCAGCGACCGGGTCACCTGGTAGTTGTCGCCCGCCGCCGGGTCGAGGAAGCGGTCGATGCGGCTCGACACGTGTGGGAACAGCATGTAGGCGCCGACCAGGCCGGTGATGCCCAGCACGCCCAGGATGGCGACCAGGACGATCGGCAGCCCCGCCAGGAAGAACTGGCAGAACCACACCACCGAGACGACGAAGGTCATGCCCAGGTCCGGCTGCATCATCAACAGCCCGACGATCATCAGGTACAGCATGATGGAGATGATCGCGCCGGGGAACCGGTCGCTGGTCTTGCCGTGGGCGAACAGCCAGGCGGCGACCACGGCGAAGGCCGGCTTGACGAACTCCGACGGCTGGATCGACAGGCCGGGGACATGGATCCAGCGGCGCGCACCCTTGATCTCGAAGCCGATGACCATGGTCAGCGCCAGCAGGATGGTGAAGAAGATGAAGGCGATCACCGCGGTCCGCCGGATCCCGCGAGGGCTCAGCAGCGAGACGCCGACCATCAGCATGCAGGCCGGGACCAGCATCAGGATGTGCCGCTGGACGAAGTGGAAATTGTCCAGCCCGATGCGTTCGGCCACGGCGGGGCTGGCCGCCTGGACCAGCACGATGCCGAGGCCCATCAGGACCGCCACCACCGCCAGCGTCCAGCGGTCCACCGTCCACCACCATTTGCCGAATATGGAATGGTCGGTCCGGGCGAAAGCGGTCATCCCGCGATTTCCTTCTTCACCAGAAAATCATTGACCAGGGCCGCGAACACCTCGCCGCGGTGCTCGAAGCTCCTGAACTGGTCCCAGGAGGCGCAGGCCGGCGACAGCAGCACGGTGGCGCCGGGGAGCGCCTCGTCCCGCGCCATGGCCGCCGCGGCCGGCACGGCAGCCTCCAGGGTTCCGCACCGGGTATAGGCGACACCGTGGCGGTCGAGCCACGCGGCGAATTGCTCCGTCGCCTGCCCGATCAGGAAGGCGTGGCGGATGCGCGGCATGAAAGGCTCCAGACCGTCCAGGCCGCCTTCCTTGGGCTGCCCGCCGATGATCCAGTAGATCGGGTCGTAGCAGACCAGCGCCTTGGCCGCCGCGTCCGCGTTGGTCGCCTTGCTGTCGTTGACGAAGCGGATGCCGTTCCGGTCCGCCACCATCTGCTGGCGGTGCGCCAGTCCGGGAAAGCTGCGGAGGCCCTCCAGGATGGTGTCCACCGGGACGCCGCAGGCGCGGGCCGCCGCGAAGGCCGCCGCCGCGTTCTGCCAGTTGTGCCGGCCGGGCAGGGCGGCGATCCCGGCGAGGTCGATCACCGGCTCGGCGCCGCCGTCGTACAGCTTGCCGTCCAGGACATGGATCCCCTTGGTCGGCCGCTCCGCCGAGACGGGGACCACGGCGCAGGGGACGGTGTGCTCCAGATCTTCGAAGACGGCCCGGCAATGGGCGTCGTCCACGCCGACGATGGCTGTGTGCGAGCGCTTCGGGTGCTGGAAGATGCGGCGCTTGGCGGCGACATAGCCGTCCATGCCGCCGTGGCGGTCCAGATGGTCGGGCGTGACGTTCAGCAGGATCGCCACGTTGAACCCGACGGAGGGCACCAGTTCCAGCTGGTACGAGGACATCTCCAGCACGTAGATGCCGTCCTCCCCCAGCGGCTCGAAGCTCAGGACCGGCGTGCCGAGATTGCCGCCGACCTGGATCCTCCGGCCGGCGAGCGCCAGGATGTGCCCGATCAGCGCCGTCGTGGTGGATTTGCCGTTCGTCCCGGTGATCCCGACATAGGCCGCCTTGGGCTGCGCCCGGTACAGCAGCTCGATGTCGCCCACGATGGGCAGGCCGGCATCCTTCGCCCGTGCCGCGACCGCGTTGGGCTTCGGGAAGCTGTGCGGGATGCCGGGCGACAGCACCAGCGCCTCGACCCCGGAGAGGTCGGCCGTGTTCAGGTCGGTCAGCGGGATGCCGGCGGCGGTCGCGGCGGCGCGGCCCGCCTCGCCGTCGTCCCAGGCCAGGATCTCCACGCCGGCGTCGGCCAGCGCCCTGGCGGTGGCCAGACCCGACTTGGCGAGGCCCATGACCGCGTAGCGCTTCCCCCGGAGATGCTTGAGGTCGATCATGGCGTCACCGCAGCTTCAGGGTGGACAGGCCGACCAGGGCCAGCACCACGGCGATGATCCAGAAGCGGATGACCACGGTCGGCTCGGCCCAGCCCTTCTTCTCGAAGTGATGGTGCAGCGGCGCCATGCGGAAGACCCGCTTGCCGGTCAGCTTGTAGGAGGTGACCTGGACGATCACCGACACCGTCTCCAGCACGAACAGGCCGCCGATGATCGCCAGCACCAGCTCGTGCTTGGTGATGACGCTGATGGCGCCCAGCGCGCCGCCGATCGACAGCGACCCCGTGTCGCCCATGAAGACCATGGCGGGCGGCGCGTTGAACCACAGGAAGCCCAGGCCGGCGCCGACCATGGCGCCGCAGAACACCGCCAGCTCGCCGGTTCCCGGCACGTGGTGGATCTGCAGGTAGTTGGCGAATACCGTGTTGCCGACCAGATAGGCGATCAGGCCGAAGCAGCTCGCCGCGATCATCACCGGCACGATCGCCAGCCCGTCGAGCCCGTCGGTCAGGTTGACCGCGTTGCTGGCGCCGACCATGACGAATACCGCCATCGGCACGAAGAACCAGCCGAGGTCGATCAGCAGGTCCTTCATGAAGGGAACGGCCAGCCCGTGGGACACGGTGTCCTGGCCGAACACCGCGATGATCAGGGCCGCTGCCCCGCCGGTGCCGATCTGGCCGGCCAGCTTCAGCTTGCCCGACAGGCCCTTGGTGTTGCGCTTGGTCAGCTTCAGGAAGTCGTCGCCGAAGCCGATCAGGCCGAAGCCCACGGTGACCAGCAGGACGACCCAGACGA contains:
- a CDS encoding D-alanine--D-alanine ligase, coding for MTAKPQHVAVLLGGWSAEREVSLVSGAAAARALRESGYRVTEIDVSRDLGALMAALTPRPDVVFNALHGRGGEDGTIQGVLDILGLRYTHSGMTASAIAMDKTLTKRLLESVGVRSPKGMVATREQVLAGDIMPAPYVLKPNNEGSSVGIRIVRPGDNRDLVDAESWNHGETVLIEQYIPGRDLTVAVMGDRALTVTEIRPHSGFYDYSAKYTDGRATHLVPAPAPQAVLDEAMRMALLAHRTLGCAGVSRSDFRWDDAIKDSAGVYFLEINTQPGMTPLSLVPEQAAHLGISFAELVVWMVENAACHV
- the murB gene encoding UDP-N-acetylmuramate dehydrogenase, encoding MTAAAPMHHHEPHLIDRLPAVRGRVTANAPLANVTWFRVGGPAEVMFRPADAADLAGFLAGCPADVPVTVIGVASNLLVRDGGVPGVVVRLGRAFAEIAVDGGTADGMEIRAGAAALDLNVAVAARDAGIAGLEFLSGIPGTIGGALRMNGGAYGRELSDVVVSATALDRQGREHVLDRGALGLTYRHCAVPEDWIFTGATLRGHPGDPAGIGHRMHEISSARADSQPVRARTGGSTFANPPGEKAWALIDRAGCRGLMIGGAQVSEKHCNFLLNLGSATADDLESLGEEVRRRVYETSGIELRWEIRRIGVPAPGKTIPGSTP
- the murG gene encoding undecaprenyldiphospho-muramoylpentapeptide beta-N-acetylglucosaminyltransferase, producing the protein MTPIETQAPVVLAAGGTGGHMFPAEALARELLARGNRVVLVTDRRGKAFGDALPEVEVHRIRASSFGSGVMGKLRGAVELGLGALQARRLIAALRPSVVVGFGGYPSVPTVLMAQRAGVPTVLHEQNAVLGRANRMLASGAARIATSFATVSAVKPADRAKLVTTGNPVRPAVTAVRDLPYPTLEPGGELRLLVVGGSQGARIFSEIVPEALALLPAMLRERIRLAQQCRPEDLEAAKAAFARAGVDAELSSFFRDVPDRLAACHLAICRSGASTVAELAAAGRPAVLVPYPFAMDDHQTANAQAVADAGGAWLMPQPAFTPKALADRLEALLDLPATLAKAAEAARARGAADAASLLADIVIDIAPGAAKGAASPRSDRPKAGADRYSTEAAE
- the ftsW gene encoding putative lipid II flippase FtsW; this encodes MTAFARTDHSIFGKWWWTVDRWTLAVVAVLMGLGIVLVQAASPAVAERIGLDNFHFVQRHILMLVPACMLMVGVSLLSPRGIRRTAVIAFIFFTILLALTMVIGFEIKGARRWIHVPGLSIQPSEFVKPAFAVVAAWLFAHGKTSDRFPGAIISIMLYLMIVGLLMMQPDLGMTFVVSVVWFCQFFLAGLPIVLVAILGVLGITGLVGAYMLFPHVSSRIDRFLDPAAGDNYQVTRSLEAFQNGGAFGTGPGQGSIKMMLPDAHADFIFAVAGEELGLFWCLVLITLFAFIVIRGFLRVMRDDNLFVVLAVTGLLTQFGLQAWINMASSLHMMPTKGMTLPFISYGGSSLLALGFGMGMVLALTRKRFGGGDGT
- the murD gene encoding UDP-N-acetylmuramoyl-L-alanine--D-glutamate ligase, producing the protein MIDLKHLRGKRYAVMGLAKSGLATARALADAGVEILAWDDGEAGRAAATAAGIPLTDLNTADLSGVEALVLSPGIPHSFPKPNAVAARAKDAGLPIVGDIELLYRAQPKAAYVGITGTNGKSTTTALIGHILALAGRRIQVGGNLGTPVLSFEPLGEDGIYVLEMSSYQLELVPSVGFNVAILLNVTPDHLDRHGGMDGYVAAKRRIFQHPKRSHTAIVGVDDAHCRAVFEDLEHTVPCAVVPVSAERPTKGIHVLDGKLYDGGAEPVIDLAGIAALPGRHNWQNAAAAFAAARACGVPVDTILEGLRSFPGLAHRQQMVADRNGIRFVNDSKATNADAAAKALVCYDPIYWIIGGQPKEGGLDGLEPFMPRIRHAFLIGQATEQFAAWLDRHGVAYTRCGTLEAAVPAAAAMARDEALPGATVLLSPACASWDQFRSFEHRGEVFAALVNDFLVKKEIAG
- the mraY gene encoding phospho-N-acetylmuramoyl-pentapeptide-transferase, giving the protein MLYHLLFPLADDFIIFNLFRYITFRTGGAILTASVISFVFFPTLIRWLKSKQGEGQPIRSDGPETHQKKKGTPTMGGLMILIAVMISTLLWADLTNLFVWVVLLVTVGFGLIGFGDDFLKLTKRNTKGLSGKLKLAGQIGTGGAAALIIAVFGQDTVSHGLAVPFMKDLLIDLGWFFVPMAVFVMVGASNAVNLTDGLDGLAIVPVMIAASCFGLIAYLVGNTVFANYLQIHHVPGTGELAVFCGAMVGAGLGFLWFNAPPAMVFMGDTGSLSIGGALGAISVITKHELVLAIIGGLFVLETVSVIVQVTSYKLTGKRVFRMAPLHHHFEKKGWAEPTVVIRFWIIAVVLALVGLSTLKLR